DNA sequence from the Halococcus salsus genome:
GTGCCCAGGGTGCGAAGGTGGTGAGGTTAGCTACCGACACCGCGCTCGGGACGCGGGTGGATCGTCTTCGAGAGCCACCCGCCGAGGAGGCCGCCGACCGCCCCAACACCCAACGAGAACGCTATCAGCGCGACCACCGCTAACAGGAGAAACGCGACCTCCGGGAGCGGGTTCGACCAGACCACTATCGGTCCGTCGGGAAACCCGAGCAGCCACCCGATGGCCCATACGCCTGCTGGAACCCCACCGACGAGACCGGCGAGAACCCCGGCGTTGGCCGCCCGTCTCGAAGCGTTCGCCGCGAGGTAGCCCGCGAGCATCGCGCCGAACAGGATCCCAGTGGCCGGTTGGTCGAGGTTCGAGCCCGTCCACGTCGAGAGCGCGACCGTGAGCGGGATCGAGATGAGTCCACCGACGAGGCCATATTTCCACCCGCTATCGAACCGGCGGCGAGGATTCAGATCGGGCATTGCTATCTTCCTCGTACGTCGTCCGAGGATAAAACCCTATCTCGGTTTCGTGGGGTCTGTAGCGGAGGCAACGCCTCGAACGCAGGCCGTGTGGATTCCTGTAGGGTGGGAGGACAACTAACGGCAATGGCGACCCTTCTCGGGCAATCCCCGACCGGGCGGCTCTACTTGAGGACGAACCGTCTCGCTGGCGTGGGAATCCCCTGAGAGGAAGACGATCGATCACGTGAAACAGGACGATGAGACCGTCCGTATCCTACCGAGTTCTACTCAAGCCGGTTCGAACCGAGCGAAGCCGTTTCTCCCGTCGTCTGCGACGAATTATCCGCCATTGAGTAGCAAATAGTGACATACCACCCGCTGAGAACGTTGTTCAGCCGATGAGACGTTCTCACGCCGTGAACTGCGTTCAGACGGTTACTATAGATTGTCATAGCGCGATACTGAGAACGACTGTGCGGACGATCCAAACGTGCAGTCGAAAAGGACCACAATGGCAGGCAATGCGAAGGCAATCGACGGAGGCGGCGACGAGACCGTCACCGGACCGGCGACCGAAACACAACGGAGAAGCATCATCGTCCGTTCAGTGGCCCGTCGCAGAGACTATTTTCTGCGTTGTCGACGACCGTGAGTTCGTGCGTTTTCATGCTGCCCAGAGCATCGTGTTCGCGGGAGTACTCGTCACACAGGTGGTATAGATGATTGATTTCGTGTATTCGCTGGTCATCGCTGATCTGGTATTGCCAACGGACCCCGGAAAGCAACTGCTGCTTACGGTTGCGTTGTTGGTCAGCCTCGGTGCGTTCGGCTACGGACTCATGGAATTGCGGATGGTTTACCGGATGTACACCACACGGACGAATACAGTTGCCTCCGCTGCCAATCACCCAGGTGTGGTTGAGCTCAAGGGTACCGTCCGTATAGAGAGTGACTCGTTACGCGCGCCGTTCACAGACACTGAGTGCGTCGTGTACAAGTACGAAATCGAAGAGCTCCGTCGTGACGACGGTGGCTCGAATTGGGAGACGATCGATGCGGGGGATGAACGCGTCCCGTTCCGCATCGAAGACGATACGGGAAGTGTGCTCGTCGAACCTGATGGTGCACGCCTTCGACTCGATGCGCAGCGAGTATTTCGTAACCGTCCTGGCGAGGAACCATCCTCGACCATCACTCAAGGCCTCTCTGCCCTCTCCAGTATAGAGATCGGGGGGTTCTCGATCAAAGCGAGTAACGACCGACGGTATACGGAATACCGGTTGGATCCAGGCGAATCCGTCTACGTTCTCGGTCCAGCACGTTCCGACCCCACCGTGAGTGATTCGGCAGGCGAGATAAACGCGGTCATCGGTCGGACAAGTAGACAAGGGCTCATCGAACGAGCTACGAACCGAGTGCTGGGGCGATCGCCGTTTCTCCTTGCCGACGGTACCGAACAGGCGGCGCTCTCTCGTGTGGTAAGACGATCACTTTTCGGATTGACGTCCGGCACGATCATACTCGCTACAGTACTCATTGTATTCAGCATATAGAAATACATAGTTCGAAGTCGAGAGCAAGCATGAAGACGACCCCCTTCGAGGCGTTCTTCAGCTTGGACTGGAAGCTGCCGTGGAGGTCGTCGAGTCGCGACCGGTACTCGTCGGCGTTGGTTGAGAACGCGTCCCCGTTACCACCACCGATCTCCGTGAATCCCTGCTCGATGGTGCCGACGGCCGTCTTGGCACGGAGTGGGTCGAGCCAGAAGTGCGGGTCCATCCCGCTAGGGAGGTCGTGTTCATGGTCGTGATGATCGCCCCCACTCTCGTTTTCGTGATGGGCACCCTCGCCCTCGTGGTCGTGCTGCTCGTCCGCACCGCCGCTTTCGTTTTCGTGGGGCTCGTGCTGGTCGGATTCGTTCCCAGCACTCTCGTTTTCGTCGTGTTCACCTTCGTGATGCTCATGCTCGCCTTCGCTCTCGTTCTCGTAGTGGCCTTCTTCCTCGTCGTCGTGGTGGTGATGATCCCCGCCGGCTTCGAGCAGCTCAACGTTCGAGCCCACTGTGACGACCGTCACGTCCGCGTTGTCTCCCTGAAGACTTGATACGAGGTCGTCCGCCCATGGTTGGAACCCCTCCATCCCACGGACGAACAGGTCGGAATCGAGTACTGTGCCCTGTATCTGTGGTCCAGGCTCCCAGCCGTGGCCGTGCTGGCCGACCGGAACGAGCGTGTTCGCCGTCGCGGCGTCGCCGGCGACCTGCGAGGTGAAGTCGCCGAAGACGAAGAACGACGCCTGTGCCGTCTTCTGCTCGCCGGACGTGTTCGACGTCCCGGAACTGGTGTTCGATCCGTTGCCACCGCCGACGGATTCGCTCCCGTTGTCGGTCCCGCTCCCACCGAGACAGCCAGCGACGCTACCGATACCCGCCGCTCCAGCACCGACCAGAACTCGCCGCCGTGTGTAGCCCTTCATCACTCTTGTTAATCTACTCTCTTGTTATAATAATCATTGCGAGCTGGGGTGTTCTCGTTAACAACTGATTGTGAGAGAAGCGGGTAGCGATCCGTCGCTGACCTCGGCCCGATCGGTAACCGAGACCGTTTGATCGGACACCAGGGTCACGAGCCGAACGCTCCCCAGGGAGCACGAACGACACGAGGACGAGAAGCTAGCGAGTGTCGTGACCGCTCCGTGCGATCACGGACTCCCCCGCGTTGAACAGCGGTTGGGTCAGCGTGATGGTCACTCGATTCACGTCATCGAGATCACAGAGCGGATACACCAGTTCACGGATCCGGCTCGCAGCACCGCGACAGAACAGCGTTTCGAGACGCCACTCTCTCTCTCTCTCTCTCTCTATCTCTCGTGAACGTGATTCGTCGTCGCGGCCACGTTTTGAAACTTCGGGCGCGACACTCAGAGAGCGACGAAGACCACCGACATGGTTGCAATACTGTTTGCCAGAAGGTGGGCGACGGTACTGCTGACCGTTCCATACCGTGCTCGCAACCCACACAGAACGAACGCAAGGACGACCAGTGACATCAGCCGGAGAACCGAAGCACCGGCGTCCACAACGAGGTGCTTTCCGACGAACGCGACTGCCGTGAGTACACCACCGACGTAGGTGCCGTACGAATCCATGAGGGCCGTCTGGATGACGCCTCTCCACGCGAGTTCTTCGGTGATCGGGACGACGATCCCGTTGGCTAGAAGGAGCACGGCAGCTATCCAGAGCGTCCCACCGATGCTCTCTGCAAGGGCAGTGCTGGCAGCCGCCGATTGGGCTGTACCGACGAACTGTGTGTAGCCGATGGATGCCGCCCCGACGACGATGTAGTAGATGACAACGCCTACGAAGGCGAACCCGACTGCTCGAAGCGAAAGATCGTAATCCCAGTCCGAAGGAGCGATCCCCCGTCGCATTCCCCATCGTGCGATCGCGTATGCGAGCAGTGGAAACCCGACGGCGAGGAGGATCACGTCCGCACCACGAGCACTCCCAACGACATCGGTGAGTACCCACACGCCACCCCAGCGCAAGCCGACTTCGACGATGACCCACGTCAGGATGGCAGCGGCCGCAAATCGAGCGATTGAGCCTCCCTCCAGGGACCGATCGGAGACCCGAGATTCGTTCTTCGACATCTATCCGTTCCAGGAGATGTTCCGAACACACTGAGTTGGGGTTTCAGCGGTCCGCGGTACGTCTTCGGTGCCGAGATGCGCGAAGACCGTCCCGAATCGAGGCCAAGCGCTATCACACCGACACCGGGGACGGTTGGCATGATCGCTGTTTCGTATATCCCTCGATGAGAGGGGGAGGAGGGACGCTGGAGCGTCGGAGCGTACAGCGAGGGCCATTCCATTTGGAGTTGGGCTCAGCAAACTGAGCCACGTCGTGTCGGGTGCGTGCCGTCGCCGTTCCGGACTGAGATGCATATCTCGGCATTGATTCGTCGTCGGTTAAGCTCTCGGAGAACATCTCTTCTATACAGAATCCGTCATTTCTCGTGAAGGGAGTAGTTGACGACGTGCCCCGTCTCGTCGAGCACTACCGAGAGCGTTTCACTCGCCACGGAGACATCGATCTCGAGACATGCCGAACGCTCCTCGACGAGCCTATATCGCTCCTTCTCTTGGATGAACGGGAGATCCCAGAGATAGTACTCGTGGAGGTCGTGTCCATGTCTCTGATACAGTGCTACGACGCGCGAGTCCACCAAGAGGGCGTATCCAGCGGGACAGACCAACCGTGCACCACAGGTTTCACACTGGGCACGAAAGACGGGTGTTTCTACCGATTCGGTTATCACCGCCGACTCGATGGCGTGGTAGCATTCCGGACAGTAGCCATTGAGCGTTCGCTCCATCCCCTGTCGTGCCAACAACTCCGCTACGTCGACGATCTCAGGAAGCGTTGCAGTAGCGGCGGCGGTCGGTGGGACCTGCCAGCGAAACAGGAGATGGTCGTTGGCGCAGGAGACCGTGCAGATCCCGTTCTCGTACGTCGCGATGGCCGGATCGTCGCAAACGAAACAGTCGCTATCCAGTTCTACCGCCTCCCTCGAGATCGCGTGCGTGTACGTGCCCATGAGAATGGCCACGACGATTTTGGCTCCGGCAAAGGTGAGTCGATATCCATCACTAGCCTTCTCGACGAAGTTCCCACGAAGCCGTTCCAAGTGGTACCGGAATCATCCGGAGTCGTCGACGCCAACCCGCCTGCGGAGATCTGCGAATCCGATGGATCGCTCGTCCGCAGCTTCACGGTGATAGTTCCCCAACGCCCGGAGAATGTCGATCCGGAGTGGGTCGCTGAGTGCCCCGAACGCGTCTGCAGGGTCCGTGTTCGGTTCTTCGGTGGGAGAGCGCTCTGTGTCGACCATGATCGTGGTGAGAAACGGATCGGTAAAACTACCGACGAGGATTGGCCGGGCTCTTATTACGGTGAGTCATCCGCGCGACCCGATGCGGAACAGGGAAGCTCCATCGGACCACGGCGAAACGGATGTCACCCGTTATGAACTCGTAGCGGCTATCTCGGCCTATGCGTGAACTCGTCTTCGCCCTCGAATACGAACCGGACCGCAATCGGGTAGCCGATGCGCTCGCTGACCATCCGGAGGCCGCGATCCGCTCGCTCTCGTTGCACGTCACTCGGGACCGACTCTGGCGCGTCGACCATGCGACGGGAACATCCGATGCCCTCGCTGCCATCGAAGACGCGTTTCTCGAGGGCGACTACTACGCCGACTGTCTCGCCACCGACGACTGTAACGCAACGCAGACTACACAGGTCCTCGACCGGACCGCCGAAACGCTCGTTCTCTATTCGTACTGGGAACGGACCCCGCTCTGTGCGTCGATCCCCCACATCGCACGTGACCACCTCGGCGACGGGTTGCTGTTCGATACGCGCCACGAGGGCCGCCACTACACCTGGCGGATCATCCACTCCGGCGAAGGGAGCGTGAGCGGATTCTTCGACGAACTCGAAACAGTAGTCGGTGATTGCGCCCGGATGGAGATGCTTCGAACGGCGGTCGCCTCCCCGTCGGTAGACGATACCGCTACCGGAACCGACGAACTCTCACCCGAACAGCAGGCAGCGGTTCAGGCCGCCGTCGAACACGGCTACTACGAATCCCCGCGGGAGATCGACGTCAGTGGGCTGGCCGAACATCTCCACGTCCCCCGTTCGACGCTCACCTACCGACTCAGACGGGCCGAAGAACACCTCGCGAAGCGCCACGTCGCCCGCGAGCAGCTGCCGGACGAGCCATCGCCAGCGCTCTGACCGCGAATCCCGCTTGGAATATTCCAACGAAGTCTTATCGAACCATCCGACCTATTTCGAGAGGATGACCGACCGCGTGGATTCCGCCGACCAAGCGAGCGACTCCGAGGCAGGATCGGAGCTATCCGCTCGTCTCACCGTTCCGGAGATGGACTGTCCCTCCTGTGCACAGAAGGTCGACAAGAGCCTCCAACGTGTCGACGGTGTCGTCGAAACGGCGCTCCAACCGACGACCGGCACGGCCACCGTAACCTACGACCCCGAACGTACCGCCGAGGCTGAGGTGGTCGCAGCTATCGAAGGAGCGGGCTACGAGGTTACCGGCAGCGGAAATGGTTCTGAGGGAGGTGCGGATAGCGGGATGAGCATCGCCCCGCCGTCTGAGATATGGACGAGTTCTCGCGCGATCAAGACGTGGGTTGGGGCGGGATTCCTCGTGTTCGGGCTTCTCTTCGAATTTATCCTCGCCGGGCAGAACGTGGATATAGCGACCGTTCTCAGCTCACCGTTGGGCCTTTCGGATGGGCTCTTTCTCGTCGCGATCGCTGTCAGCGGCTCTCCAGTCGTTCGTAGTGGGTACTACTCGGCGCGAAACCTGAGTCTCGATATCGACTTGCTGATGGGGACGGCGATCATCGCGGCCACGGGTATCGGCTACTTCGTCGAGGCGGCGACGCTCGCGGTCCTGTTCAGTATCGCGGAGCTCCTCGAGGACTACGCGATGGACAGGGCACGGGACTCGCTTCGTGAACTGATGGAACTCTCGCCGGACGAGGCTACGGTCCGCCGGGACGGCGAGGAGGTGACCGTGCCGACCGAGGACGTGGCGGTGGGGGAGACCGTGATCGTCCGCCCTGGCGAGAAGATCCCGCTCGACGGAACCGTTCTCGACGGCGAGAGCGCCGTCGACGAGTCACCGATCACCGGGGAGAGCGTCCCCGTCGACAAATCCGACGGCGCGGACGTCTACGCTGGAAGCCTTACCGAGGAGGGCTATCTCGAAGTAGAAGTCACCTCGAAAGCGGGCGACTCGACGCTCTCACGCATCATCGAGATGGTACAGGTAGCCCAGGAGAACAAGACCGACCAAGAGCAGTTCGTCGACCGGTTTTCGGGGTACTATACGCCCCTGGTCGTCGTCCTCGCGATCCTCACAGCAGTAGTCCCACCGCTCGCGCTCGGGTGGCCCTGGGAGACGTGGTTCGTCCGTGGGTTGACCCTGCTCGTCATCGCGTGTCCGTGCGCGTTCGTCATCTCGACACCTGTTTCGGTCGTCTCCGGCATCACGAGCGCGGCGAAGAACGGCGTGCTGATCAAGGGCGGGAACCACCTCGAAGCGATGGGCGCGGTCGATGCCGTCGCGCTGGACAAGACGGGCACGCTCACCAAAGGAGAACTCACGGTCACCCAAGTCGTTCCGCTGGGAGACCACACCGAGACGGACGTTCTCAGATACGGGGCAAGTCTGGAACGACGGAGCGAACATCCCATCGCCGAGGCGATCCTCGTCCGGACGGACGAAGCCGGTCTCACTGACCTCCCGACGCCATCGGAGTTCGAGAGCTTGACTGGAAGGGGCATTCGAGCCGAGATCGATGGCGAGACGTATTACGCAGGCAAACCGGCGCTGTTCGAGGAGCTCGGTTTCGACCTCTCCCAGACCCGTGGCGCGACCGACGGGGGTACTATCCCGGATGGCGTCTCCCGAAGTAGTCCGTCAGAGCAGGAAGCGTTCGATACGAACGTGCTCGCCGAACTCCAAGACGAAGGGCGGACGGTGGTTCTCGTTGGCACGGAAACCGAGTTGATCGGGGCGGTCGCGGTCGCCGACGAAGTCCGCCCGACCTCGCAGCGTGCCGTCGAGCAACTACACGAATGTGGCGTCGACCACGTCGTGATGCTCACTGGTGACAACGAGGGAACGGCGCGAGCCATCGCCGAGCAGGTCGGTGTCGACGAGTACCGTGCGGGACTGCTCCCGGACGAGAAGGTGGCTGCTATCGAGGATCTGCAGGCGGTACGTGGCAACGTCGCGATGGTCGGGGATGGCATCAACGACGCACCCGCACTCGTCGCCGCCGACGTCGGGATCGCGATGGGCGCAGCAGGGACGGATACGGCACTCGAAACCGCCGACATCGCCTTGATGGGGGACGACGTTGGGAATCTCCCGTATCTCTACAGGCTCTCACGAACGGCGAACGACGTGGTCCGCCAGAACATCTGGACGAGCCTCGGTGTGAAGGCACTGCTGGCCGTCGGTGTCCCGCTGGGATACGTGAGCGTTGCACTCGCGGTCGTGGTCGGCGATATGGGGATGAGCCTCGGGGTGACGGGCAACGCGATGCGACTCTCACGCCTGAAACCCAGCGACGACCGATAGTCGGGTTCGCTCGGACCGATGTTCCGTGTTGAGGGCGAGGTGATGAAGTATCTGAATGACGAAAACCACCTCCAGAAATGGGTTTTCCTTTCGGCTTTGCCCCTGAAGCACGTTTTCGACGTCTTCTTTCCTCGACACGCGACTGGGTTTGACGCGAACCGAGCGAGCACCCGATCCTTCCCGCTCCAGAGGAAGGTGAAGAGGAACCGTCGTCGACTCGCCCGAATCCCACATACGTCGTGATCAGTGAGCAACCCAGCAAGTGCAGACGTTCCCGCTCCGAACACCAGAGCGCCCGGCAAGAGGGGTTGGTTCGGCTCGATTCACTCGTCATCGGGAAGGTCGGCTGTCGCCTTCCGAAGAAAGAGGGCGAACCCGAGAGCGAACACATAAAGTCCGAACTTGAAAACAGCCTTGATCCGTTGGCGAACCATTGTGCCCTGATAGAAGCCGCGGCCCCATATAATCCGGTGGCTGTGCCTACGTTACGGTCGTTTCGACGAGTCCGTCGATCGTCGTGTTGCCGTTCTCTCCGGTGTCGGTCGCTGTATCCATCGAGGATTCACTCGTTCCGAGGTGTGTGGTGGTGGCAGGGGTGGTCGGCATCGACGAGGGAGGCGTCCCGGTCTGCTGTCGCGCCTCGGAGAGCCACGCCGGCGCTTCCAGTGCAACCGAGTCGGCGCTCTCCAGCGTGACGTGAACACGAATGGAGTTGCCGCCGGTCGGATTCGGCTGCACAGCGACGAGATCACGGGTCACACCTTGTTCGTCGATCGAGAGCCGGTAGTCGGCGGAGAGGTTCGACTTCGAGAGCGCGCCGGCGACCACGTACCGCGGCGAGCCGTTCACCTGCTGGGTCTCGACGGAGATGTTACCCTGCTCGGCATCCGAGAGATACGTCGA
Encoded proteins:
- a CDS encoding DUF5518 domain-containing protein; the protein is MPDLNPRRRFDSGWKYGLVGGLISIPLTVALSTWTGSNLDQPATGILFGAMLAGYLAANASRRAANAGVLAGLVGGVPAGVWAIGWLLGFPDGPIVVWSNPLPEVAFLLLAVVALIAFSLGVGAVGGLLGGWLSKTIHPRPERGVGS
- a CDS encoding GIDE domain-containing protein, whose amino-acid sequence is MIDFVYSLVIADLVLPTDPGKQLLLTVALLVSLGAFGYGLMELRMVYRMYTTRTNTVASAANHPGVVELKGTVRIESDSLRAPFTDTECVVYKYEIEELRRDDGGSNWETIDAGDERVPFRIEDDTGSVLVEPDGARLRLDAQRVFRNRPGEEPSSTITQGLSALSSIEIGGFSIKASNDRRYTEYRLDPGESVYVLGPARSDPTVSDSAGEINAVIGRTSRQGLIERATNRVLGRSPFLLADGTEQAALSRVVRRSLFGLTSGTIILATVLIVFSI
- a CDS encoding metal ABC transporter substrate-binding protein produces the protein MKGYTRRRVLVGAGAAGIGSVAGCLGGSGTDNGSESVGGGNGSNTSSGTSNTSGEQKTAQASFFVFGDFTSQVAGDAATANTLVPVGQHGHGWEPGPQIQGTVLDSDLFVRGMEGFQPWADDLVSSLQGDNADVTVVTVGSNVELLEAGGDHHHHDDEEEGHYENESEGEHEHHEGEHDENESAGNESDQHEPHENESGGADEQHDHEGEGAHHENESGGDHHDHEHDLPSGMDPHFWLDPLRAKTAVGTIEQGFTEIGGGNGDAFSTNADEYRSRLDDLHGSFQSKLKNASKGVVFMLALDFELCISIC
- a CDS encoding CPBP family intramembrane glutamic endopeptidase, whose translation is MSKNESRVSDRSLEGGSIARFAAAAILTWVIVEVGLRWGGVWVLTDVVGSARGADVILLAVGFPLLAYAIARWGMRRGIAPSDWDYDLSLRAVGFAFVGVVIYYIVVGAASIGYTQFVGTAQSAAASTALAESIGGTLWIAAVLLLANGIVVPITEELAWRGVIQTALMDSYGTYVGGVLTAVAFVGKHLVVDAGASVLRLMSLVVLAFVLCGLRARYGTVSSTVAHLLANSIATMSVVFVAL
- a CDS encoding DUF7351 domain-containing protein, which gives rise to MGTYTHAISREAVELDSDCFVCDDPAIATYENGICTVSCANDHLLFRWQVPPTAAATATLPEIVDVAELLARQGMERTLNGYCPECYHAIESAVITESVETPVFRAQCETCGARLVCPAGYALLVDSRVVALYQRHGHDLHEYYLWDLPFIQEKERYRLVEERSACLEIDVSVASETLSVVLDETGHVVNYSLHEK
- a CDS encoding helix-turn-helix domain-containing protein, with product MRELVFALEYEPDRNRVADALADHPEAAIRSLSLHVTRDRLWRVDHATGTSDALAAIEDAFLEGDYYADCLATDDCNATQTTQVLDRTAETLVLYSYWERTPLCASIPHIARDHLGDGLLFDTRHEGRHYTWRIIHSGEGSVSGFFDELETVVGDCARMEMLRTAVASPSVDDTATGTDELSPEQQAAVQAAVEHGYYESPREIDVSGLAEHLHVPRSTLTYRLRRAEEHLAKRHVAREQLPDEPSPAL
- a CDS encoding heavy metal translocating P-type ATPase: MTDRVDSADQASDSEAGSELSARLTVPEMDCPSCAQKVDKSLQRVDGVVETALQPTTGTATVTYDPERTAEAEVVAAIEGAGYEVTGSGNGSEGGADSGMSIAPPSEIWTSSRAIKTWVGAGFLVFGLLFEFILAGQNVDIATVLSSPLGLSDGLFLVAIAVSGSPVVRSGYYSARNLSLDIDLLMGTAIIAATGIGYFVEAATLAVLFSIAELLEDYAMDRARDSLRELMELSPDEATVRRDGEEVTVPTEDVAVGETVIVRPGEKIPLDGTVLDGESAVDESPITGESVPVDKSDGADVYAGSLTEEGYLEVEVTSKAGDSTLSRIIEMVQVAQENKTDQEQFVDRFSGYYTPLVVVLAILTAVVPPLALGWPWETWFVRGLTLLVIACPCAFVISTPVSVVSGITSAAKNGVLIKGGNHLEAMGAVDAVALDKTGTLTKGELTVTQVVPLGDHTETDVLRYGASLERRSEHPIAEAILVRTDEAGLTDLPTPSEFESLTGRGIRAEIDGETYYAGKPALFEELGFDLSQTRGATDGGTIPDGVSRSSPSEQEAFDTNVLAELQDEGRTVVLVGTETELIGAVAVADEVRPTSQRAVEQLHECGVDHVVMLTGDNEGTARAIAEQVGVDEYRAGLLPDEKVAAIEDLQAVRGNVAMVGDGINDAPALVAADVGIAMGAAGTDTALETADIALMGDDVGNLPYLYRLSRTANDVVRQNIWTSLGVKALLAVGVPLGYVSVALAVVVGDMGMSLGVTGNAMRLSRLKPSDDR